The following proteins are co-located in the Malus sylvestris chromosome 13, drMalSylv7.2, whole genome shotgun sequence genome:
- the LOC126595678 gene encoding uncharacterized protein LOC126595678, producing MASCWVRSPQPHPNLHPHQSFSKRLLIQQQSRVLSLPNSQRRRRSRICCNYDDETTRRQSQPPSPQGPQPTGIQLYSEIERLLTETVRQSQGRWDGTGDWNQVEGAWVLKPRNSEPKAVVHFIGGVFVGAAPQLTYRLFLERLSEKGILVIATPYASGFDHFFIADETQFKFDRCYRFLKETVQDLPTFGIGHSLGSVIHLLIGSRYAVQRNGNVLMAFNNKEASSAIPLFSPVLVPVAQGLGPILSQIASSPTVRLGAEMTLKQFENLSPPIMKQVLPLVEQLPPLYMDLVKGREDFAPKPEETRQLVKSYYGISRNLLVKFKDDMIDETSTLAELLSSDSAISSMLDMSIRLLPGDHGLPLQQTLPDVPPAMADAVNRGSEMLANLTVGTPWETVAKEVGSTWGVDSKVLRAEASKDVGLLVDVVAAWITSNTGPKLLKP from the exons ATGGCCAGTTGCTGGGTGAGGAGTCCGCAGCCCCATCCCAATCTCCACCCTCATCAATCGTTCAGTAAGCGGCTGCTGATTCAGCAGCAGAGCCGCGTCCTCAGCCTCCCGAATTCTCAACGCCGTCGTCGGAGTAGGATTTGCTGCAACTACGACGACGAAACCACCAGGAGACAATCACAACCACCAAGTCCACAGGGTCCACAACCAACTGGGATTCAGCTCTATTCTGAGATTGAGAG GTTACTTACAGAGACTGTGAGGCAATCCCAAGGTCGTTGGGATGGTACAGGAGACTGGAATCAAGTTGAG GGAGCATGGGTTCTCAAACCGAGAAACTCAGAACCCAAGGCCGTTGTACATTTTATTGGTGGTGTTTTTGTTGGAGCTGCCCCTCAGCTTACCTACCGTTTGTTTCTTGAGCGCCTCTCAGAAAA GGGTATTTTGGTGATTGCAACACCATATGCTAGTGGATTTGATCACTTCTTCATTGCAGATGAAAcccaattcaaatttgatagGTGCTATCGGTTTCTTAAAGAGACG GTTCAAGATCTTCCTACTTTCGGCATTGGCCATTCTTTGGGATCTGTCATCCACCTTTTAATCG GTTCAAGatatgctgttcaaagaaaTGGGAATGTGCTGATGGCATTCAATAACAAG GAGGCAAGCTCAGCTATTCCTCTGTTCTCACCTGTTCTCGTTCCAGTTGCTCAAGGCCTTGGACCAATTTTATCACAGATTGCATCATCACCGACAGTCCGCCTAGGG GCAGAAATGACTTTGAAGCAATTTGAAAACCTTAGCCCTCCCATCATGAAGCAAGTTCTTCCTTTAGTTGAGCAGCTCCCTCCACTGTATATGGACTTGGTCAAAGGAAGAGAAGATTTTGCTCCAAAACCTGAAGAAACTCGGCAACTT GTAAAATCATACTATGGTATTTCCAGGAATCTACTGGTGAAGTTCAAGGATGATATGATTGATGAGACTTCAACATTGGCAGAGTTGCTAAGTTCAGATTCAGCCATCAGTTCTATGCTAGACATGTCGATTCGCTTGTTACCTGGAGATCACGGACTTCCTTTGCAACAG ACGCTCCCGGATGTGCCTCCAGCAATGGCAGACGCAGTAAATCGTGGGAGTGAGATGTTGGCCAATCTCACTGTCGGGACACCATGGGAGACAGTTGCTAAAGAAGTAGGCAGCACATGGGGTGTAGACTCGAAGGTACTTCGTGCAGAAGCATCTAAAGACGTAGGCCTGCTTGTGGATGTGGTTGCGGCATGGATAACTTCAAATACAGGGCCGAAGCTCTTGAAGCCGTGA
- the LOC126595679 gene encoding probable glycosyltransferase At5g03795 codes for MRTLYLSLKKMPKFKRRLLLAALLALAVSSASWFSIFLLQLSEQKSHNLGLSAPLPPDSGPYHDWRLFAADFREMLQTFQIYVYPTNSNKSDPPSSSASFASFAAVFLPHPNPFNPKLGNYFSEHMFKISLLSSSLVTTDPQKAHLFFLPFSVNLLRNDPRVHSESSVAEFVAKYTAAVGRDFKFWNASSGSDHFYACCHSVCREAAAKHAGLHNNAIQLTCSSSYFQRLYVTHKDVALPQVWPRPPLQSLNPPHARDKLVYFSGRIQNSNTRQQLIDLWGNDTRMDIFPGNPSYPYEEGFRRSKFCLHVRGYEVNTARVSDAIHYGCIPVIISNHYELPFANVLDWSKFSVIVNNGEVALLKKTLLSITRQSYVRLYRNLIKVRRHFVWHETPRGYDSFHMTAYQLWLKRSSFRLSA; via the exons ATGCGTACTCTGTACTTATCACTGAAGAAAATGCCCAAGTTCAAACGCCGGCTGCTCCTGGCGGCGCTGCTTGCGCTGGCCGTCTCCTCCGCCTCATGGTTCTCCATCTTCCTCCTCCAGTTGTCCGAACAAAAGAGCCATAATTTGGGTCTGTCAGCTCCTCTTCCTCCAGATTCAGGCCCTTACCACGACTGGCGTCTCTTCGCCGCCGATTTCCGAGAAATGCTCCAAACCTTCCAGATTTACGTCTATCCCACCAATTCCAACAAGTCCgatcctccttcctcctccgcCTCATTCGCTTCCTTCGCCGCCGTCTTCCTCCCCCACCCCAACCCCTTCAACCCGAAGCTCGGAAACTACTTCAGCGAGCACATGTTCAAgatctctctcctctccagcTCCCTCGTCACCACCGACCCACAAAAAGCCCACCTCTTCTTCCTCCCATTCTCCGTTAATCTCCTCCGCAACGACCCCCGAGTCCACTCCGAGTCCTCCGTCGCCGAGTTTGTCGCCAAATACACTGCCGCCGTCGGCCGAGACTTCAAGTTCTGGAACGCCTCCTCTGGATCGGACCACTTCTACGCCTGCTGTCACTCTGTTTGCAGAGAGGCCGCCGCTAAACATGCCGGGCTGCACAACAATGCGATCCAGCTCACTTGCTCCTCCAGCTACTTTCAGAGATTGTATGTTACGCATAAAGATGTCGCCTTGCCGCAGGTTTGGCCGCGGCCTCCTCTGCAATCCCTCAACCCTCCACATGCTAG AGATAAGCTCGTTTACTTCTCCGGACGAATCCAAAACTCGAATACTCGCCAACAGCTGATCGATTTATGGGGCAACGACACTCGAATGGACATATTTCCCGGCAACCCGTCTTACCCTTATGAAGAAGGGTTCCGGAGGAGCAAGTTTTGCCTCCATGTGAGAGGCTATGAGGTCAACACTGCGAGAGTGAGTGATGCCATACACTACGGCTGCATTCCTGTTATAATTTCCAATCACTATGAGCTTCCGTTCGCTAATGTGCTGGACTGGAGCAAGTTCTCAGTTATTGTCAACAATGGCGAGGTTGCCTtgttgaagaagacattgttgTCGATAACAAGACAATCCTACGTGAGATTGTACCGCAATTTGATCAAGGTTCGTAGGCATTTTGTTTGGCACGAGACTCCCCGAGGTTACGACTCCTTCCACATGACTGCTTACCAGCTGTGGCTCAAAAGGAGCTCCTTCCGTCTGTCGGCCTAA
- the LOC126595685 gene encoding uncharacterized protein LOC126595685 produces the protein MAVNPQLFPNGMPVPFVSEMFVLARDGVEFEVDKIPGSDGGRLKAKGTIYLSNIRMVFVSNKPGGSFTAFDMPMLYVHGEKFNQPIFFCNNIAGQVEPVVPEGQHGALYSTHSFKILFKEGGCGTFVPLFFNLISSVRQYNQYQHPNAGSQPRVDPLQAAETPVDEMMRHAYVDPNDPTRIFLQQPTPESQLRRRTYQAQPAEH, from the exons ATGGCTGTGAATCCTCAACTGTTCCCGAACGGCATGCCGGTTCCTTTTGTGAGCGAGATGTTCGTTTTGGCTAGAGACGGCGTCGAGTTCGAGGTCGATAAGATTCCCGG ATCTGATGGTGGTCGTCTGAAAGCAAAGGGAACAATCTACTTGTCAAATATAAGGATGGTCTTTGTTTCCAACAAGCCTGGTGGGAGCTTTACTGCTTTTGATATGCCCATG CTTTATGTCCATGGTGAAAAGTTTAATCAACCAATTTTCTTCTGCAACAACATTGCTGGTCAAGTGGAGCCT GTGGTTCCAGAAGGTCAGCATGGGGCTCTTTATTCTACTCACTCATTCAAGATTTTGTTCAAAGAAGGGGGTTGTGGGACTTTTGTTCCACTCTTTTTCAACTTGATCTCCTCAGTTAGACAATATAATCAGTATCAACACCCCAACGCTGGGTCGCAGCCTCGTGTGGATCCTTTGCAAGCAGCAGAAACTCCTGTTGATGAGATGATGAGACACGC GTATGTCGATCCCAACGATCCAACGAGGATCTTCCTGCAGCAGCCCACTCCAGAGTCTCAGCTGAGGCGCCGTACATACCAGGCACAGCCTGCCGAACATTAA